The nucleotide sequence GTATCTTTGCCTGCCCCCTGGGAGGTGTGGGTTTTGACAGTAAAGCGCAAAAGATCCTGCGATGCGACTTATGTGATGGTGAGCCCACCTGCGTGGAGTTTTGCGACACCAAAGCCATCCAGTATGTAGACAGCAGCAAAGTACAGACCCGAAAGATGCGGGGCGTGGCCGAAAAACTTTATCGAGTCTTGAAGGCAGCCACTAACCCGTGATGTCTGGAAGCGACACAGTCTTTCGATTAAATGTTTTAAGCATAGGATGACTGGGGTTATCAACTACATTCCGAGGGTCTGATTATTTTACTGCCGATTGTAAGTCGAGGTCGAAAATGACCGTGATCGCTATCGTGGGATGCGGGATCGCCGGGCATGAAGCCGCGTTGACTGCCCGTATGACAGACCTGTCGGCCAGGGTAAAGATTCTCACTGAGGAAAAGCATCCCTTATATAGCGCCTGCGTGCTGGCGGACTATGTGGCTGGTGAGATTCCGAGGCAGCGGGTTTTAATTAGCCGTAAACAGGATTATGAAGAGCACCGCATCGAACTACTCCTGTCCCAGCCAGTAGTGGATTGGTTCCCTGATGAGGGCGAACTCCAACTGAATAGTGGGAAGCTCCCTTACGACAAGCTGGTCCTGGCCACGGGCAGCCGCCCTATTATTCCCAAGTCTCCTGGAATGAATAAAAAAGGGGTCTTTAATTTCAAAACCCTGAAAGACGCCGAAAACATCAAACGGGCCTCTGGAAAATCCGCCGTAATAGTGGGCACGGGGCCGGTAGGGATCGAAGTGGCCGTTTCCCTGCGACGTAAGGGCTGGTCGGTTACTCTGATTGAGCTCATGGGAAGAGTGCTTCCCAAAGTTTTTGATGACCCTTTGGCCGATTCGTTGAAAAAATATCTTGAAGCCGGTGGAATTCAAGTCTTCCTTGAGGAACGATTGGTTGAAATCCTGGGTCAAAAGCGGGTTGAAGCCGTCCAAACTGACCGGCGTTCGATCCCCGCAGACCTCGTGGTGCTTGGGCTCGGGATGAGGCCGGAAACAGAGCTAGCCAAAAAGGGAGGGTTGAGGCTTGGACCCTCAGGCGGGATCTTGGTGGATGAGGGTATGAACACCAGTCGGCCAGGTGTTTGGGCCTGCGGCGATTGCGTAGAGTCCATGGATCGGATTACGGGCCGGAAGGGCCTTTATATGCTGTGGAACAACGCCCGTCTCCAGGAACGGGTTGCCGGGGCCAACGCAACTGACGGCGAGCGACGGTATGCGGGCAGCTTCAATCTCACAACCGTCAACCTGTTTCATGATTCAGCCGCCTCAGTTGGCGTAATGGCTGCTGATTTGCCTGACAATGAAGCCCAGACTTTTCATCAAAAAGGCCCAAGAGGGGAGCTCTGGCTTGTTTTACAAAATGAGCAACTGGTGGGCGTCCAGGCTCTAGGCCGCATTGAGCGGTTCGGCGGACTGTTAGGCCTCCTTTTGCGAGGAGAGAACCTGCGAGAAAAGCTAAAAGAAAAACCTCAATCTAAAGGATGGCAGACTTGGGCTCTGCGGGGGGTTCAGCGGGATCTGCTCCGCATGCTTAATACTTAAAGACCGAACTTAAGACAAAAACGATAAATCCTGATATGGCAAATCGTAATAAAAATGGAGGATTGTAATGGCCGCTAAGGAGGGACACAGAAAAGGAGCGGTGAGATGCTTAAACTGCTTCACACGTTTTTCACCACCAGAAGGTGCTTCACAGGCCGCCTGCCCCAACTGTGGGACCCCATGGAGATTTACATGGATTTCTCCCTCATTCGTAAAAATACGAGGGCCTGTTTGGGAAAAGTTGAAAACCAAGAATCCATAAGAAACATACTTTCCCCTCGTTAAAAAAAACAACACGAAACTATTTCCTTTCCATGAAAATTCGAGGGAGCGCTCAAAGGATAAGATAGAAATGTATACAATAAAATGACGGTAAAAAATGCTACAATTGACTCAGGAGTCGGAAATCTATATCCTTTTGGCGTCAAGAACATAAATCTCAGAATCCAGCTCCATTTTCCATGGAGAAAATACAAGCATATAATGGGAGGTAAACGAGATGCTAACTAAGGCCTATATCCCGTATAAAGGATATTACAGTACTCCTTTTGCCCGGTGGCAGGGGAGCTTGGCTAATGAAAATTCCGTGGTTCTGGCCGGAAAAACCTCTAAGAGATGGTTTGCTGCAAAGAACTGGGACCCAAAGATGTTTGATTATGTGTTCTTAGGCATTACTATCGGACAGCCTAGTTGGTTTTACGGAGGGCCATGGGTGTGCGCCCTTATGGGTGCGACTGACGTACCTGGCATTATTATTAGCCAAGCCTGCTCTACTTCGACTACCTGTATCTACCAGGCAGCGATAGGAATTGAAACAGGTCTTTTTGAAAACGCTTACACCCTCATGACTGACCGGTGCTCCAACGGACCTCATACTATCTGGCCCAACCCCAACGGCCCAGGCGGGGAGGTGATTTCCGAAAATTGGAACATGGACAATATAAACCGTGATCCCTGGGCTGGAGCTTCCATGATCCAGGCTGCGGAAAACGTTGCCAGGGAGGCCGGCATCACTCGCGAGGAATGTGACGCCACGACATTAAGAAGATACGAGCAATACCAGGACTCATTAGCTAATGATCGCAGTTTTCAGAAACGATATATGTTTCCCGCGGAAGCTCAACTTACGAGAAAGAAAACGGTAGTGTTAGAAGAAGACGAGGGGATTACACCGACGACAAAAGAAGGTCTGGCCCGTATAAGAACCGTTTTACCGGATGGAGTGCTCACTTTCGCCGCACAGACCCATCCGGCGGACGGTAACGCCGCCATGGTCGTAACCGGTAGAGACAAAGCCAAGGAATTAAGCGCGGACCCAAACCTGGAGATCCAGGTGATCTCTTACGGATATGCCCGTACAAAAAAGAGCTTCATGCCCGCAGCCCCGGTACCCGCGGCCCGAATGGCCATGGAAAAGGCGGGTATCGCCATTGAAGACATAAAGGCTATTAAGACTCACAATCCCTTTGCGGTAAACGATATCTACCTAGCCCAGCAAATGAAGATAGACGCAAACAGCTTTAATAACTACGGTAGTTCCTTGATTTTCGGGCACCCCCAGGGGCCGACCACCGGC is from Deltaproteobacteria bacterium and encodes:
- a CDS encoding FAD-dependent oxidoreductase, whose amino-acid sequence is MTVIAIVGCGIAGHEAALTARMTDLSARVKILTEEKHPLYSACVLADYVAGEIPRQRVLISRKQDYEEHRIELLLSQPVVDWFPDEGELQLNSGKLPYDKLVLATGSRPIIPKSPGMNKKGVFNFKTLKDAENIKRASGKSAVIVGTGPVGIEVAVSLRRKGWSVTLIELMGRVLPKVFDDPLADSLKKYLEAGGIQVFLEERLVEILGQKRVEAVQTDRRSIPADLVVLGLGMRPETELAKKGGLRLGPSGGILVDEGMNTSRPGVWACGDCVESMDRITGRKGLYMLWNNARLQERVAGANATDGERRYAGSFNLTTVNLFHDSAASVGVMAADLPDNEAQTFHQKGPRGELWLVLQNEQLVGVQALGRIERFGGLLGLLLRGENLREKLKEKPQSKGWQTWALRGVQRDLLRMLNT
- a CDS encoding thiolase family protein codes for the protein MLTKAYIPYKGYYSTPFARWQGSLANENSVVLAGKTSKRWFAAKNWDPKMFDYVFLGITIGQPSWFYGGPWVCALMGATDVPGIIISQACSTSTTCIYQAAIGIETGLFENAYTLMTDRCSNGPHTIWPNPNGPGGEVISENWNMDNINRDPWAGASMIQAAENVAREAGITREECDATTLRRYEQYQDSLANDRSFQKRYMFPAEAQLTRKKTVVLEEDEGITPTTKEGLARIRTVLPDGVLTFAAQTHPADGNAAMVVTGRDKAKELSADPNLEIQVISYGYARTKKSFMPAAPVPAARMAMEKAGIAIEDIKAIKTHNPFAVNDIYLAQQMKIDANSFNNYGSSLIFGHPQGPTTGRSIIEGIEEVADKGGGYLLFTGCAAGDTAAAIVLKIG